A window from Vulcanimicrobium alpinum encodes these proteins:
- a CDS encoding Uma2 family endonuclease, translating into MVETIPPWLLALDARKPYREVIDGERQPDVSPKHYHGILAVRIAAQLDAWAEGRGSVGAEIRFYFQSSDGTWTSLLPDVAYLSAARFPLDLSDEAQRPRAAPDIAVEIRSPADRSPRIAAKVATYLAFGSTVVVVLEPEARCVDLHRAGGTLERRAARGTWTLAPFAELVFDWERIYCDLGFP; encoded by the coding sequence CGTATCGCGAAGTCATCGACGGCGAGCGCCAGCCCGACGTGAGCCCGAAGCACTATCACGGCATCCTTGCCGTCCGCATCGCCGCGCAGCTCGATGCCTGGGCGGAAGGCCGCGGGAGCGTCGGCGCGGAGATCCGCTTTTACTTTCAAAGCAGCGACGGAACGTGGACCTCGTTGCTGCCCGACGTCGCGTACCTTTCCGCAGCCCGGTTCCCGCTCGATCTGAGTGACGAGGCGCAGCGGCCGCGCGCCGCGCCGGATATCGCCGTGGAGATCCGCTCGCCGGCGGACCGCTCGCCCCGCATCGCCGCGAAGGTCGCGACCTACCTTGCGTTCGGCTCGACCGTGGTCGTCGTGCTCGAGCCCGAGGCGCGGTGCGTCGACCTCCATCGAGCCGGCGGAACGCTCGAGCGGCGCGCGGCGCGCGGGACGTGGACGCTCGCACCGTTTGCGGAATTGGTGTTCGACTGGGAACGCATCTACTGCGATCTCGGATTCCCGTAG
- a CDS encoding NUDIX hydrolase, whose translation MRHAGVRLQIDAVIVSVAGETPRVLTVAGAPRLPSGDFAPETDRTLELAARRLIGEQTGLRVGYLEQLYTFGDRDRDPREAAGGPRLVSVGYLALVGVDAAHAAPSGVAWHDWYAHLPWEDQRADAAERTAAARFVRARSRRGDAPLRERARVLFGIDGAAWNDEAVLERYELLYELGAVAEAGGRDAAFGMPMELDHRRILATAIGRIRGKIAYRPIVFELVPGAFSLSELQHTVEALAGRVLHGPNFRRLVEDSGIVEETGERRPSGGRPAKIYRFRPDVLAERPDPGIGIR comes from the coding sequence GTGCGGCACGCCGGCGTACGCCTGCAGATCGACGCGGTCATCGTCTCGGTCGCGGGCGAGACGCCGCGCGTCCTCACGGTCGCCGGTGCGCCGCGTCTGCCGTCGGGTGATTTCGCGCCGGAGACGGATCGCACGCTCGAGCTTGCGGCGCGGCGGCTGATCGGCGAACAGACGGGCTTGCGCGTCGGCTATCTCGAGCAGCTCTACACGTTCGGCGATCGCGATCGCGATCCGCGCGAAGCCGCCGGCGGACCGCGTCTGGTCAGCGTCGGCTATCTCGCGCTCGTCGGCGTCGACGCCGCGCACGCCGCACCGTCGGGTGTGGCCTGGCACGATTGGTACGCACACTTGCCGTGGGAAGACCAGCGCGCCGACGCCGCGGAGCGCACAGCGGCGGCGAGGTTCGTGCGCGCGCGCTCCCGCCGGGGCGATGCGCCGCTGCGCGAGCGGGCGCGGGTGCTGTTCGGGATCGACGGCGCCGCCTGGAACGACGAGGCCGTGCTCGAGCGGTACGAGCTGCTCTACGAACTCGGGGCGGTAGCCGAAGCGGGCGGCCGTGACGCGGCGTTCGGCATGCCGATGGAACTCGACCATCGGCGCATCCTGGCCACCGCGATCGGACGCATCCGCGGAAAGATCGCCTACCGGCCGATCGTGTTCGAGCTGGTTCCCGGCGCGTTCTCGCTGAGCGAACTCCAGCACACCGTCGAAGCGCTCGCGGGCCGCGTCCTGCACGGCCCCAACTTCCGGCGGCTCGTCGAGGACTCCGGGATCGTCGAGGAGACGGGGGAGCGCCGCCCGAGCGGCGGCCGACCCGCGAAGATCTACCGCTTCCGTCCCGACGTGCTGGCGGAGCGTCCCGATCCCGGGATCGGAATCCGGTAG